In Mercenaria mercenaria strain notata chromosome 14, MADL_Memer_1, whole genome shotgun sequence, the following are encoded in one genomic region:
- the LOC123527548 gene encoding peptidyl-prolyl cis-trans isomerase H-like, with protein sequence MTGVKPSNADNPIVFFDISIGNVDIGRIKFELFADSVPRTAENFRQFCTGEYRKDGVPIGYKNCIFHRVIKDFMVQGGDFVNGDGTGLTSIYGGSYADENFKTKHTGPGILSMANSGKDTNGCQFFITCAKCDFLDGKHVVFGKVIDGLLVLRKIENVPTGPNNKPKLPVMISQCGEM encoded by the exons ATGACAGGTGTAAAGCCATCTAACGCTGATAATCCCATTGTATTCTTTGATATATCTATTGGTAATGTG GACATTGGTAGGATAAAGTTTGAGCTGTTTGCAGACAGTGTCCCAAGAACTGCAGAGAACTTCAG gcAGTTTTGCACAGGTGAATATAGAAAAGATGGAGTACCTATTGGctataaaaactgcatatttcaTAGAGTGATTAAAGATTTTATGGTCCAAGGAGGGGACTTTGTCAAT GGGGATGGCACAGGACTGACCAGTATCTATGGAGGATCATATGCAGATGAAAACTTCAAGACAAAACACACAGGACCTGGCATACTTTCTATG GCCAACAGTGGAAAAGATACAAATGGTTGCCAGTTCTTTATAACTTGTGCTAAGTGTGACTTCTTGGATGGGAAACACGTAGTATTTG GTAAAGTGATAGATGGACTACtagttttaagaaagatagaaAATGTTCCAACTGGCCCAAACAACAAACCTAAGCTTCCTGTCATGATAAGTCAGTGTGGAGAAATGTGA